In the Drosophila ananassae strain 14024-0371.13 chromosome Y unlocalized genomic scaffold, ASM1763931v2 tig00000087, whole genome shotgun sequence genome, one interval contains:
- the LOC123258154 gene encoding uncharacterized protein LOC123258154: MAVRVLEQLAYDHKEQYPTASKILLEDFYVDDVFTGSSNENELIAIRNELLELMSHAKLKLDNSSFASVSKICEYQIQERVPDANATKTAEHLTNPNRNPIRHSEDSFCNHDGFCDVRRDHVKKLWETIESEYDKCSQVLQQEASSSGEWQAIEAKYDYCYSVYERCVAQLTEVIERMLTLTTLTRASSTAQLSISSGCRLPPCDTEVFRGNYLRWPTFRDLFTAIYVNNPRLTPVEKLFHLITKTEGEAKAIVAKSPLTHDGFESAWTALCDRFENKRLLVNSQLKILFNLPVVVVESGAALKELQSTIQGCFTALEHSKISIDNWDCLLVFLCSSKLPKLTLSLWQQSLSNKCEIPAWHEMNSFLSERYRTLEAIEDVKPSSSIKMVNSQPPSKNTGSKRINSFETNVTQGPKNCDLCAKENHPVRVCPRFLQMPVSERSAYIRRKKLCLNCFAGGHQLKECTSKHNCFTCKGRHNTLLHRADLPQLTTIQSNNNPTTSTIQ, encoded by the exons ATGGCTGTACGAGTGTTAGAACAACTGGCATATGATCACAAGGAGCAATATCCTACTGCATCGAAAATCCTTTTGGAGGACTTCTACGTAGACGATGTATTTACTGGATCGAGCAACGAGAATGAGCTAATAGCTATTAGGAATGAGTTATTAGAACTCATGTCACACGCCAAATTGAAACTCGACAA TTCCTCCTTCGCATCCGTTAGCAAGATCTGCGAATACCAGATCCAAGAGCGAGTCCCTGACGCCAACGCTACCAAAACCGCAGAGCATCTCACGAACCCCAATAGGAACCCGATCCGTCACTCGGAAGACAGTTTCTGCAACCACGATGGCTTTTGCGAC GTCCGCCGTGACCACGTAAAGAAACTTTGGGAGACGATTGAGAGCGAGTACGACAAATGTTCCCAAGTTCTCCAGCAGGAAGCCTCCAGCAGTGGTGAGTGGCAGGCAATAGAAGCCAAGTATGACTACTGCTATTCCGTTTATGAACGCTGTGTAGCCCAGCTAACAGAGGTTATCGAAAGAATGTTAACTCTTACAACTCTTACAAGGGCATCAAGTACTGCCCAACTGTCCATCTCTAGCGGATGCCGACTTCCGCCCTGTGACACTGAAGTTTTCAGGGGGAATTACTTACGGTGGCCAACGTTCCGCGACCTTTTCACTGCTATCTATGTCAACAATCCGAGGTTGACGCCGGTGGAAAAGTTATTCCATTTAATTACCAAAACAGAGGGAGAAGCGAAGGCTATAGTAGCAAAATCTCCACTCACGCATGACGGTTTTGAATCGGCTTGGACCGCGCTTTGTGACCGTTTTGAAAACAAGCGTCTTCTTGTCAACAGCCAATTAAAAATCCTGTTCAATCTTCCCGTAGTGGTTGTTGAGTCCGGTGCAGCTTTAAAGGAGCTGCAAAGTACCATCCAAGGCTGTTTCACGGCGTTAGAACACTCCAAAATTTCAATCGATAATTGGGATTGTCTTCTCGTATTTCTCTGCTCCTCCAAGCTTCCGAAATTGACCCTTTCTTTATGGCAACAATCCTTGTCCAATAAGTGCGAGATACCCGCATGGCATGAAATGAACTCGTTTCTCAGCGAACGATATCGCACCCTGGAAGCCATAGAGGATGTTAAACCCAGCTCCAGCATTAAGATGGTTAACTCCCAACCGCCTTCAAAAAACACAGGCTCAAAAAGGATCAACTCCTTTGAGACCAACGTGACGCAAGGACCCAAAAACTGTGACCTTTGCGCAAAAGAGAATCACCCAGTGCGGGTATGTCCTCGGTTTCTCCAAATGCCCGTCAGTGAACGATCCGCATATATAAGGAGGAAGAAATTGTGCTTAAACTGTTTCGCTGGGGGACACCAACTTAAAGAGTGTACCAGTAAGCACAATTGTTTCACGTGTAAAGGGCGCCACAATACGCTCCTGCACAGAGCTGACCTTCCTCAGTTGACTACAATTCAATCCAATAATAATCCTACTACTTCAACTATACAGTGA
- the LOC123258153 gene encoding uncharacterized protein LOC123258153: protein MINVCHLGVTCTARALLDSGSEATFISERLFRILKLPYQSVQARVSGLNQAVAAQSTKMCHFQIGSPIKPRLHIEAESFVVPLLSGKLPSNSIPKEQLKDLPSFTWADPSFFESSQIDLLIGADILPSILLSGSRTKICGTLLGQETVFGWILSGPVSKAVPKSISNFSTKVSISSEAKLEKLLTKFWEVEDLPGKPVKESDSFCEKYFVQTTRRDDTGRYVVTLPFRSCDRIDLGHSRSIALAQFLKNESRLRKNPTLKKNMKQACVTLPFRSCDRIDLGHSRSIALAQFLKNESRLRKNPTLKEEYEAVIRDYLDQRHMSPIVPDSSGKNFYLPHHAFFKPDSTTTKVRVVFNASCPTFNGKSLNDILHPGPVLQSDLTLQVLRWRFFRFVFNADITKMYRQILVAPEHTPFQRILFRDANDQICDYELKTVTFGVNCAPFLAIRVLQQLAKDVRTTFPLASEIISTSMYVDDVLAGAHTKQSASVAIEQLRAALRSAGFPLRKWTSNSKCILKDIPKDHLLREGFLELDDQSTAKTLGIRWQANKDEFFFAPSDITPKAVLSKREVLSQIARLFDPAGWLAPFVIRAKIFMQEIWLQQLGWDDPLPAELMGKWNEFLMSYPTINQP, encoded by the exons ATGATAAATGTCTGTCACTTAGGAGTGACATGTACTGCAAGGGCCTTACTTGACTCCGGGTCTGAGGCTACTTTTATCTCGGAGCGTCTCTTTAGGATTTTGAAGCTTCCGTACCAATCCGTACAAGCTAGAGTTTCCGGCTTAAATCAAGCAGTAGCTGCCCAATCAACTAAGATGTGCCATTTTCAAATTGGGTCGCCAATAAAACCTAGACTACACATCGAGGCAGAATCATTTGTCGTGCCACTTCTATCCGGAAAGTTGCCTTCAAACTCCATACCAAAGGAGCAGTTAAAGGACCTTCCCAGTTTTACATGGGCTGATCCTTCGTTTTTCGAGAGCTCACAAATTGATTTGCTGATTGGGGCGGATATTCTTCCGTCTATTCTTCTGAGTGGCTCGAGGACAAAGATTTGTGGCACTCTGTTAGGTCAGGAAACAGTATTTGGCTGGATCCTGAGTGGGCCAGTCTCCAAGGCCGTGCCAAAATCTATTTCGAACTTTTCCACAAAGGTCTCGATAAGCTCTGAAGCTAAACTCGAGAAACTTCTCACAAAGTTTTGGGAGGTGGAGGATCTTCCAGGGAAGCCGGTAAAAGAGTCCGATTCTTTCTGTGAGAAGTACTTTGTGCAAACAACAAGGAGAGATGACACTGGGAGATATGTCGTCACCCTACCATTCCGAAGTTGTGATCGGATTGATCTAGGGCATTCAAGATCCATAGCACTGGCTCAATTCCTAAAGAACGAAAGCCgtttgagaaaaaatccaaCTCTTAAAAAGAATATGAAGCA GGCCTGTGTTACCCTACCATTCCGAAGTTGTGATCGGATTGATCTAGGGCATTCAAGATCCATAGCACTGGCTCAATTCCTAAAGAACGAAAGCCgtttgagaaaaaatccaaCTCTTAAAGAAGAATATGAAGCAGTAATCAGGGATTACTTAGACCAGCGGCATATGTCTCCAATCGTTCCAGACTCCAGTGGGAAGAATTTCTACTTGCCTCATCACGCCTTTTTTAAGCCAGATAGCACTACTACCAAGGTTCGTGTAGTATTCAATGCTTCCTGCCCTACTTTTAATGGAAAGAGCCTGAATGATATCCTTCATCCAGGGCCTGTTTTACAGTCCGATTTGACTTTGCAGGTCTTACGCTGGCGGTTCTTTCGCTTCGTTTTCAATGCCGACATTACGAAAATGTACCGGCAAATTCTCGTTGCTCCAGAGCACACTCCATTCCAAAGAATCCTGTTTCGTGATGCAAATGACCAAATCTGTGACTATGAACTCAAAACAGTCACATTTGGAGTAAATTGTGCTCCGTTCCTTGCAATAAGAGTATTGCAGCAGTTGGCGAAAGATGTGAGAACGACTTTTCCATTGGCAAGTGAAATTATTTCTACTTCTATGTACGTAGATGACGTACTGGCTGGGGCGCACACAAAGCAATCTGCTAGTGTAGCTATTGAACAGCTACGTGCGGCGCTCAGGAGCGCAGGATTTCCGTTGCGCAAGTGGACGTCCAACTCCAAGTGCATTCTCAAGGACATTCCTAAAGATCACTTGCTAAGAGAGGGTTTCTTAGAGCTAGATGATCAGAGCACTGCCAAAACTCTCGGGATTCGTTGGCAGGCAAATAAAGATGAATTTTTCTTCGCCCCATCCGATATTACTCCAAAGGCAGTCCTCAGTAAACGGGAGGTACTGTCACAAATTGCAAGACTTTTTGACCCGGCAGGATGGCTGGCACCTTTCGTGATCCGAGCAAAAATCTTTATGCAGGAGATTTGGCTCCAGCAGCTGGGTTGGGACGATCCACTCCCTGCTGAGCTCATGGGAAAATGGAACGAATTTCTTATGAGCTATCCTACTATAAACCAACCATAA